A stretch of Streptomyces vietnamensis DNA encodes these proteins:
- a CDS encoding ABC transporter permease codes for MLFRDTALLFGRYARQTLRSPFQIFFGALMPLLYLLFFGPLLTGLPLGREGDSWQILVPGLLLQLGLFGASFAGFSIIMEKNWGVFDRMRVTPVSRLALLLGRVLRDAALFVFQAVLLVLVAIPMGLRAPVAGILAGFGFVALLSAALASLSYALALKLRTPQEFGPAINTLAMPAMLLSGLMLPMALAPGWLDVLSHFMPFRYLVDAVREAYTGHYTTPTMLYGALVALGLTALAVTVGTRTFRSAGA; via the coding sequence ATGCTGTTCCGCGACACCGCGCTGCTCTTCGGGCGCTACGCCCGCCAGACCCTGCGCTCCCCGTTCCAGATCTTCTTCGGCGCCCTGATGCCGCTGCTCTACCTGCTCTTCTTCGGACCGCTGCTCACCGGCCTCCCGCTGGGCCGCGAGGGCGACTCCTGGCAGATCCTCGTCCCCGGCCTGCTGCTCCAGCTCGGCCTCTTCGGCGCCTCGTTCGCCGGCTTCTCGATCATCATGGAGAAGAACTGGGGCGTGTTCGACCGGATGCGGGTCACCCCGGTGAGCCGGCTCGCCCTGCTCCTCGGCCGGGTCCTGCGGGACGCCGCGCTCTTCGTCTTCCAGGCCGTCCTGCTCGTCCTGGTGGCGATCCCCATGGGCCTGCGGGCACCCGTCGCCGGGATCCTCGCCGGCTTCGGCTTCGTCGCCCTGCTCTCCGCCGCGCTCGCCTCCCTCTCGTACGCGCTCGCCCTGAAGCTGCGCACCCCGCAGGAGTTCGGCCCCGCGATCAACACGCTCGCGATGCCGGCGATGCTGCTCTCGGGCCTGATGCTGCCGATGGCCCTCGCCCCCGGCTGGCTCGACGTGCTCTCGCACTTCATGCCGTTCCGCTATCTGGTGGACGCGGTCCGGGAGGCGTACACCGGCCACTACACGACGCCGACCATGCTGTACGGGGCGCTCGTCGCCCTCGGACTGACGGCGCTCGCCGTGACGGTCGGCACACGCACGTTCCGGAGCGCCGGAGCGTAA